One genomic region from Ovis canadensis isolate MfBH-ARS-UI-01 breed Bighorn chromosome 24, ARS-UI_OviCan_v2, whole genome shotgun sequence encodes:
- the TSC22D4 gene encoding TSC22 domain family protein 4 isoform X2, giving the protein MEPAGGGPRVFEEPIAARLCPGGWCISFTPAPPRHCLPSACLAPARLCSAPGGFEPPRRSFCCSPLYLGRPEDPFPSGMAQPGVSVKSLVSSYETRVVGMAPAPPRKRGCVSSPCSPRGASPIRGASGPPPHRGLGGPGQRPSPRRGMDKTLLSLILYCHSGSGSLVGIDNKIEQAMDLVKSHLMFAVREEVEVLKEQIRDLAERNAALEQENGLLRALASPEQLAQLPSSGVPRLGPPAPNGPSV; this is encoded by the exons ATGGAGCCGGCGGGAGGGGGTCCCCGTGTCTTTGAGGAGCCAATAGCAGCGAGGCTTTGCCCTGGGGGGTGGTGTATATCTTTCACGCCAGCACCCCCTAGGCACTGTCTCCCTTCTGCCTGCCTGGCACCAGCCAGACTCTGCTCTGCCCCGGGGGGCTTTGAGCCCCCCAGGCGGTCCTTCTGCTGCAGCCCTCTCTATCTGGGGAGGCCGGAGGACCCTTTCCCCTCGGGCATGGCCCAGCCAGGGGTGTCTGTCAAGTCCCTGGTGTCCTCCTATGAGACCCGAGTGGTGGGGATGGCTCCGGCACCTCCCCGGAAAAGGGGCTGTGTCTCTTCTCCTTGCTCGCCTCGGGGAGCGTCCCCCATCCGAGGGGCATCTGGACCCCCACCCCACCGGGGCCTCGGGGGGCCTGGGCAGCGGCCCTCACCCCGCCGGGGGATGGACAAAACCCTCCTGTCCCTGATTCTCTACTGTCACAG TGGCTCCGGAAGCCTGGTTGGCATTGACAACAAGATCGAACAAGCCATG GACTTGGTGAAGTCTCACCTCATGTTTGCGGTCCGGGAAGAGGTGGAGGTGCTGAAGGAGCAGATCCGGGACCTGGCGGAGCGGAATGCGGCACTGGAGCAGGAGAACGGACTGCTGCGTGCCCTGGCCAGCCCCGAGCAGCTGGCGCAGCTGCCTTCCTCGGGGGTCCCCCGGCTTGGACCCCCAGCGCCCAACGGGCCCTCAGTCTGA
- the NYAP1 gene encoding neuronal tyrosine-phosphorylated phosphoinositide-3-kinase adapter 1 isoform X1 — MNLLYRKTKLEWRQHKEEEAKRSSSKEVAPAGPAAGPGAGPGPGVRVRDIASLRRSLRMGFMTMPASQEHTPHPCRSAMAPRSLSCHSVGSMDSVGSGPGGGGRGLTEDGGTRRPPAKPRRHPSTKLSMAGSGAETPPSKKAGSQKPTPEGRESGRKVPPQKPRRSPNTQLSVSFDESCPPAPSPRGGNLPLQRLSRGSCVAGDPEAGAQEEPVYIEMVGDVFKGGGRSGGGLTGPPLGGGGPTPPAGADSDSDESEAIYEEMKYPLPEEPGEGRANGVPALTAASTPHQPHALQPHTHRRPASALPSRRDGTPTKTTSCEIPPPFPNLLQHRPPLLAFPQAKSASRTPGDGVSRLPVLCHSKEPAGSTPAPQVPARERETPPLPPPPPAANLLLLGPSGRARSHSTPLPPQGSGQPRGERELPNSHSMICPKAVGAPAAPPAPAALLPGAPKDKAVSYTMVYSAVKVTTHSVLPAGPPLGAGEPKTEKEIAVLHGMLCTSSRPPVPGKSSPHSGALGAAAGVLHHRACLASPHSLPDPTTGPLTPLWTYPAAVAGLKRPPAYESLKAGGVLNKGCGMGAPSPMVKIQLQEQGTDGGAFASISCAHVIASAGTPEEEEEEMGASTFGAGWALQRKVLYGGRKAKELDTEIEDGARAWNGSAEGIGKVEREDRGPVASGIPVRSQGAEGLLARIHHGGDRGGGRTALPIPCQTFPACHRNGDFTGGYRLGRSASTSGVRQAALHTPRPCSQPRDAPSQTPPALPLPLPLPLPPQPARERDGKLLEVIERKRCVCKEIKARHRPDRGLCKQESMPILPSWRRGPEPRKSGTPPCRRQHTVLWDTAI, encoded by the exons ATGAACCTCCTCTACCGAAAAACCAAGCTGGAGTGGAGGCAGCACAAGGAAGAGGAGGCCAAGAGGAG CTCCAGTAAGGAGGTGGCTCCCGCAGGCCCGGCGGCGGGGCCCGGGGCTGGCCCAGGGCCGGGTGTCCGCGTGCGGGACATCGCCTCGCTGCGCCGCTCTCTCAGGATGGGCTTCATGACGATGCCCGCCTCCCAGGagcacaccccccacccctgtcGCAGCGCCATGGCCCCGCGATCCCTGTCCTGCCACTCGGTGGGCAGCATGGACAGTGTGGGGAGCGGGCCTGGCGGGGGCGGCAGGGGCCTCACTGAGGATGGCGGCACCCGAAGACCCCCGGCCAAGCCCCGGAGGCACCCCAGCACCAAGCTTAGCATGGCGGGGTCGGGGGCAGAGACGCCCCCCAGCAAGAAAGCAG GCTCTCAGAAGCCAACCCCCGAGGGCCGCGAGTCCGGCCGGAAGGTCCCTCCGCAGAAGCCCAGGCGAAGCCCCAACACCCAGCTGTCGGTCTCCTTCGATGAGTCctgtcccccagccccctcccctcgaGGGGGGAACCTGCCCCTTCAGCGCCTGAGCAGGGGCTCCTGTGTGGCCGGGGACCCTGAGGCGGGCGCCCAGGAAGAGCCCGTGTACATCGAGATGGTGGGCGATGTCTTCAAGGGCGGAGGGCGGAGTGGAGGCGGCCTGACGGGGCCccctctggggggtgggggcccgACCCCTCCGGCTGGCGCTGACTCGGACTCGGATGAGAGTGAGGCTATCTATGAGGAGATGAAGTACCCGCTGCCCGAGGAGCCCGGGGAAGGCCGGGCCAATGGGGTCCCTGCACTGACCGCAGCCTCCACGCCACACCAGCCTCACGCCCTTCAGCCCCACACCCACCGCCGGCCAGCTTCAGCCCTCCCGAGCCGAAGGGATGGCACGCCCACCAAGACCACTTCTTGTGAAATTCCCCCGCCCTTCCCCAACCTCCTCCAGCACCGGCCTCCGCTCCTGGCCTTCCCCCAAGCCAAGTCTGCTTCCCGAACCCCCGGCGACGGGGTCTCGAGGCTACCGGTCCTCTGCCACTCCAAGGAGCCAGCTGGCTCCACCCCAGCTCCCCAAGTGCCTGCCCGGGAGCGGGAGACGCCTCCCCTACCGCCTCCGCCTCCCGCtgccaacctgctgctgctgggaCCCTCGGGCCGAGCCCGGAGCCACTCAACACCATTGCCGCCCCAGGGCTCTGGCCAGCCCCGGGGGGAGCGGGAGCTCCCCAATTCCCACAGCATGATCTGCCCCAAGGCGGTAGGGGCGCCAGCAGCCCCTCCTGCCCCGGCTGCCTTGCTCCCCGGCGCCCCCAAGGACAAGGCCGTGTCTTACACCATGGTGTACTCAGCAGTCAAGGTGACCACGCACTCCGTCCTGCCAGCTGGCCCGCCCCTGGGTGCTGGggagccaaagacggagaaggaAATCGCAGTCCTCCATGGGATGCTGTGCACCAGCTCAAGGCCCCCTGTGCCCGGGAAGTCCAGCCCCCACAgcggggctctgggtgcagcagctGGGGTTCTCCACCACCGCGCCTGCCTGGCCTCCCCACACAGCCTTCCGGATCCAACCACAGGCCCCCTGACCCCCCTCTGGACCTACCCAGCTGCAGTAGCTGGGCTCAAGAGACCCCCTGCCTATGAGAGCCTCAAGGCTGGGGGGGTGCTGAATAAGGGCTGTGGGATGGGAGCTCCGTCCCCCATGGTCAAGATCCAGCTGCAAGAGCAAGGGACCGACGGGGGGGCCTTTGCCAGCATCTCCTGTGCCCACGTCATCGCCAGTGCAGGGAcaccagaggaggaggaagaggagatgggTGCCTCGACGTTTGGGGCAGGCTGGGCTCTGCAGCGGAAGGTCCTGTATGGAGGGAGGAAGGCAAAGGAGCTGGACA CAGAGATCGAGGATGGTGCCCGGGCCTGGAATGGCAGTGCTGAGGGTATAGGCAAGGTGGAGCGTGAGGACAGAGGCCCTGTGGCATCAGGGATCCCGGTGAGGAGCCAGGGGGCAGAGGGCCTGCTGGCCAGGATCCACCACGGAGGGGACCGAGGAGGAGGCCGCACAGCGCTGCCCATACCCTGCCAGACCTTCCCCGCCTGCCACCGCAACGGAG ACTTCACTGGAGGCTACCGCCTGGGGCGTTCTGCCTCCACCTCCGGAGTCCGGCAGGCTGCGCTCCACACCCCCCGGCCCTGCAGCCAGCCCAGGGATGCCCCGAGCCAG ACCCCGCCTgcgctgccgctgccgctgccgctgcccCTGCCGCCCCAGCCCGCCCGCGAGCGCGACGGCAAGCTGCTGGAGGTGATCGAGCGCAAGCGCTGCgtgtgcaaggagatcaaggcgCGCCACCGGCCCGACCGCGGCCTCTGCAAGCAAGAGAGCATGCCCATCCTCCCCAGCTGGCGGCGCGGGCCGGAGCCCCGCAAGTCCGGCACGCCGCCCTGCCGCCGGCAGCACACGGTCCTCTGGGACACGGCCATctga
- the TSC22D4 gene encoding TSC22 domain family protein 4 isoform X1, with protein MSGGKKKSSFQITSVTLDYEGPGSPGSSDAPAMAPAPTGPSAPAPTGPPPRLPNGEPNPEPGGKSTPRNGSPPPGAPASRFRVVKLPQGLGEPYRRGRWTCVDVYERDLEPPSFGRLLESIRGASGGNGGRSLDSRLELASLGLGAPTPQPGLSQVPTSWLRPPPTSPGPQARSFTGGLGQLAVPGKAKVETPPLSASPPQQRPPEPGTGESAGPSRAATPLPTLRVEAEAGGSMTAAAAAGTPPLSRVKDGALRLRMELVAPEEMGQVPPVDSRPSSPALYFFPDASLVHKSPDPLGTVAAQSLNFARSMLAISGHLDSDDDSGSGSLVGIDNKIEQAMDLVKSHLMFAVREEVEVLKEQIRDLAERNAALEQENGLLRALASPEQLAQLPSSGVPRLGPPAPNGPSV; from the exons ATGAGCGGGGGCAAGAAGAAGAGTAGTTTCCAAATCACCAGCGTCACCTTGGACTACGAGGGCCCAGGGAGCCCAGGGAGTTCAGATGCCCCTGCCATGGCACCGGCCCCTACCGGGCCATCAGCCCCAGCCCCCACCGGGCCCCCACCCCGCCTGCCCAATGGGGAGCCCAACCCCGAGCCAGGGGGCAAGAGCACCCCCCGGAACGGGTCCCCGCCGCCTGGGGCCCCCGCCTCCCGTTTCCGGGTGGTGAAGCTGCCCCAAGGCCTGGGAGAGCCTTATCGCCGAGGCCGTTGGACGTGTGTGGATGTTTATGAGAGAGACCTGGAGCCCCCTAGCTTTGGCCGGCTCCTGGAGAGTATTCGAGGGGCCTCAGGGGGCAACGGGGGCAGATCTTTGGATTCCAGGTTGGAGCTGGCCAGCTTGGGCCTGGGCGCCCCTACCCCACAGCCAGGCCTGTCTCAGGTCCCCACCTCCTGGCTccgcccgccccccacctcccctggaCCTCAGGCCCGCTCCTTCACCGGGGGACTGGGCCAGCTGGCAGTGCCCGGCAAGGCCAAGGTGGAGACACCCCCACTGTcggcctccccaccccagcaacGCCCCCCAGAGCCCGGGACCGGGGAGAGCGCGGGCCCTTCCCGGGCTGCCACGCCCCTGCCCACCTTGAGGGTAGAAGCAGAGGCAGGAGGTTCCATgacggcggcagcagcagcggggACCCCTCCACTGTCCCGTGTGAAGGATGGAGCCCTACGGCTGAGAATGGAGTTGGTTGCTCCAGAGGAGATGGGACAG GTACCCCCAGTCGACTCTCgccccagctccccagccctcTACTTCTTCCCTGATGCCAGTCTGGTTCACAAGTCTCCAGACCCCTTGGGAACAGTGGCTGCCCAGAGCCTCAACTTCGCCCGCTCCATGCTGGCCATCAGTGGCCACCTGGACAGCGATGATGATAG TGGCTCCGGAAGCCTGGTTGGCATTGACAACAAGATCGAACAAGCCATG GACTTGGTGAAGTCTCACCTCATGTTTGCGGTCCGGGAAGAGGTGGAGGTGCTGAAGGAGCAGATCCGGGACCTGGCGGAGCGGAATGCGGCACTGGAGCAGGAGAACGGACTGCTGCGTGCCCTGGCCAGCCCCGAGCAGCTGGCGCAGCTGCCTTCCTCGGGGGTCCCCCGGCTTGGACCCCCAGCGCCCAACGGGCCCTCAGTCTGA
- the NYAP1 gene encoding neuronal tyrosine-phosphorylated phosphoinositide-3-kinase adapter 1 isoform X2: protein MNLLYRKTKLEWRQHKEEEAKRSSSKEVAPAGPAAGPGAGPGPGVRVRDIASLRRSLRMGFMTMPASQEHTPHPCRSAMAPRSLSCHSVGSMDSVGSGPGGGGRGLTEDGGTRRPPAKPRRHPSTKLSMAGSGAETPPSKKAGSQKPTPEGRESGRKVPPQKPRRSPNTQLSVSFDESCPPAPSPRGGNLPLQRLSRGSCVAGDPEAGAQEEPVYIEMVGDVFKGGGRSGGGLTGPPLGGGGPTPPAGADSDSDESEAIYEEMKYPLPEEPGEGRANGVPALTAASTPHQPHALQPHTHRRPASALPSRRDGTPTKTTSCEIPPPFPNLLQHRPPLLAFPQAKSASRTPGDGVSRLPVLCHSKEPAGSTPAPQVPARERETPPLPPPPPAANLLLLGPSGRARSHSTPLPPQGSGQPRGERELPNSHSMICPKAVGAPAAPPAPAALLPGAPKDKAVSYTMVYSAVKVTTHSVLPAGPPLGAGEPKTEKEIAVLHGMLCTSSRPPVPGKSSPHSGALGAAAGVLHHRACLASPHSLPDPTTGPLTPLWTYPAAVAGLKRPPAYESLKAGGVLNKGCGMGAPSPMVKIQLQEQGTDGGAFASISCAHVIASAGTPEEEEEEMGASTFGAGWALQRKVLYGGRKAKELDKIEDGARAWNGSAEGIGKVEREDRGPVASGIPVRSQGAEGLLARIHHGGDRGGGRTALPIPCQTFPACHRNGDFTGGYRLGRSASTSGVRQAALHTPRPCSQPRDAPSQTPPALPLPLPLPLPPQPARERDGKLLEVIERKRCVCKEIKARHRPDRGLCKQESMPILPSWRRGPEPRKSGTPPCRRQHTVLWDTAI, encoded by the exons ATGAACCTCCTCTACCGAAAAACCAAGCTGGAGTGGAGGCAGCACAAGGAAGAGGAGGCCAAGAGGAG CTCCAGTAAGGAGGTGGCTCCCGCAGGCCCGGCGGCGGGGCCCGGGGCTGGCCCAGGGCCGGGTGTCCGCGTGCGGGACATCGCCTCGCTGCGCCGCTCTCTCAGGATGGGCTTCATGACGATGCCCGCCTCCCAGGagcacaccccccacccctgtcGCAGCGCCATGGCCCCGCGATCCCTGTCCTGCCACTCGGTGGGCAGCATGGACAGTGTGGGGAGCGGGCCTGGCGGGGGCGGCAGGGGCCTCACTGAGGATGGCGGCACCCGAAGACCCCCGGCCAAGCCCCGGAGGCACCCCAGCACCAAGCTTAGCATGGCGGGGTCGGGGGCAGAGACGCCCCCCAGCAAGAAAGCAG GCTCTCAGAAGCCAACCCCCGAGGGCCGCGAGTCCGGCCGGAAGGTCCCTCCGCAGAAGCCCAGGCGAAGCCCCAACACCCAGCTGTCGGTCTCCTTCGATGAGTCctgtcccccagccccctcccctcgaGGGGGGAACCTGCCCCTTCAGCGCCTGAGCAGGGGCTCCTGTGTGGCCGGGGACCCTGAGGCGGGCGCCCAGGAAGAGCCCGTGTACATCGAGATGGTGGGCGATGTCTTCAAGGGCGGAGGGCGGAGTGGAGGCGGCCTGACGGGGCCccctctggggggtgggggcccgACCCCTCCGGCTGGCGCTGACTCGGACTCGGATGAGAGTGAGGCTATCTATGAGGAGATGAAGTACCCGCTGCCCGAGGAGCCCGGGGAAGGCCGGGCCAATGGGGTCCCTGCACTGACCGCAGCCTCCACGCCACACCAGCCTCACGCCCTTCAGCCCCACACCCACCGCCGGCCAGCTTCAGCCCTCCCGAGCCGAAGGGATGGCACGCCCACCAAGACCACTTCTTGTGAAATTCCCCCGCCCTTCCCCAACCTCCTCCAGCACCGGCCTCCGCTCCTGGCCTTCCCCCAAGCCAAGTCTGCTTCCCGAACCCCCGGCGACGGGGTCTCGAGGCTACCGGTCCTCTGCCACTCCAAGGAGCCAGCTGGCTCCACCCCAGCTCCCCAAGTGCCTGCCCGGGAGCGGGAGACGCCTCCCCTACCGCCTCCGCCTCCCGCtgccaacctgctgctgctgggaCCCTCGGGCCGAGCCCGGAGCCACTCAACACCATTGCCGCCCCAGGGCTCTGGCCAGCCCCGGGGGGAGCGGGAGCTCCCCAATTCCCACAGCATGATCTGCCCCAAGGCGGTAGGGGCGCCAGCAGCCCCTCCTGCCCCGGCTGCCTTGCTCCCCGGCGCCCCCAAGGACAAGGCCGTGTCTTACACCATGGTGTACTCAGCAGTCAAGGTGACCACGCACTCCGTCCTGCCAGCTGGCCCGCCCCTGGGTGCTGGggagccaaagacggagaaggaAATCGCAGTCCTCCATGGGATGCTGTGCACCAGCTCAAGGCCCCCTGTGCCCGGGAAGTCCAGCCCCCACAgcggggctctgggtgcagcagctGGGGTTCTCCACCACCGCGCCTGCCTGGCCTCCCCACACAGCCTTCCGGATCCAACCACAGGCCCCCTGACCCCCCTCTGGACCTACCCAGCTGCAGTAGCTGGGCTCAAGAGACCCCCTGCCTATGAGAGCCTCAAGGCTGGGGGGGTGCTGAATAAGGGCTGTGGGATGGGAGCTCCGTCCCCCATGGTCAAGATCCAGCTGCAAGAGCAAGGGACCGACGGGGGGGCCTTTGCCAGCATCTCCTGTGCCCACGTCATCGCCAGTGCAGGGAcaccagaggaggaggaagaggagatgggTGCCTCGACGTTTGGGGCAGGCTGGGCTCTGCAGCGGAAGGTCCTGTATGGAGGGAGGAAGGCAAAGGAGCTGGACA AGATCGAGGATGGTGCCCGGGCCTGGAATGGCAGTGCTGAGGGTATAGGCAAGGTGGAGCGTGAGGACAGAGGCCCTGTGGCATCAGGGATCCCGGTGAGGAGCCAGGGGGCAGAGGGCCTGCTGGCCAGGATCCACCACGGAGGGGACCGAGGAGGAGGCCGCACAGCGCTGCCCATACCCTGCCAGACCTTCCCCGCCTGCCACCGCAACGGAG ACTTCACTGGAGGCTACCGCCTGGGGCGTTCTGCCTCCACCTCCGGAGTCCGGCAGGCTGCGCTCCACACCCCCCGGCCCTGCAGCCAGCCCAGGGATGCCCCGAGCCAG ACCCCGCCTgcgctgccgctgccgctgccgctgcccCTGCCGCCCCAGCCCGCCCGCGAGCGCGACGGCAAGCTGCTGGAGGTGATCGAGCGCAAGCGCTGCgtgtgcaaggagatcaaggcgCGCCACCGGCCCGACCGCGGCCTCTGCAAGCAAGAGAGCATGCCCATCCTCCCCAGCTGGCGGCGCGGGCCGGAGCCCCGCAAGTCCGGCACGCCGCCCTGCCGCCGGCAGCACACGGTCCTCTGGGACACGGCCATctga